In Neodiprion virginianus isolate iyNeoVirg1 chromosome 6, iyNeoVirg1.1, whole genome shotgun sequence, the genomic window GTGAAGTTAGTGAGGAGCCGAGAGAAGGAGAACGTATCAAGTACATAATGTTTTTATTCACGAAATTCGTGTCAAGTTGTCAAATCGATATGTCTCTTAAGATTCCTCGATGCCGAAAGgttgtttatattttatatgaaaGGAAACAATATACTTTGTTGATTTTACAAGTTCGTTTTTACTTTCTGAATGCCGACGTGTGAGGGTTGGATGTGCTGTAACttgtaaaattgataatttttgagaaatcaaaaaatttatcttgtTTCGTCTTGATAGGTATTTTACATATTTGCAGATAGACTCTCGTCGAAGAAGGGATCTACTttcaaatgatatttttttgtgttttatattttgttttaatttttttttttttcctgaacTATTTCGAGGTAGCAgggtagtgaaaaaaaaaaatccactactagatgtggaaaaaattttgggcAGTGATGCGTGTAATGCCATTTCTAGGTTCTTGAagagagtttaaaaaataattaaataattgaatttatggTCATATCTTTCGTGACTTATTATTAcctattatcattattattattattattgttttattaattaaGGACGTTTTGGCAGCAGTAATgagaattatatttaatttattgttatattaaaaatctaaCGTCTATCTAAGTGGTGTCATTGTACATATAAtacttaaaaacaaaaaaaaaaaagaaatgcacGGCAGTGCATCAGTTATAATGATTTATAACTATTATGTATAACAGGAATGTATAAGTGAAGTGAATTAAATTACACGAGATAATGAACGGAACacaaggaaaacaaaaatgatttccAGTACAAGTAAACCCGGAACGTATTGCTCATTTGGATAGTTAAAGGTATCATATTATTCGGTTACGTTTGAGATATCGAAATATAATTTGCGTATAATAGTTatagtttttttctctccaataCGGAGGTACAGAGgggtgtttaaaattttctgtcGTGTTCTTTGGCCAGTGCATATTCTTGCTGATATGAATAATACCTTGTAAAATGcatacacaatattttttttcggccAGAACTCGATATTCCACCTTATACTGGTGCATCTATGTGTATctatgtaattttttcataatattctCGTAAACTATACGTGTTGTGCGATTCTTATCATTTAATCAATCACgttcataaatttattttcccgtCTAGGTACGTAAACAAAAAGATCGATGATCAAAGGTAAAATTGTTGAATCCGGCatcagaaagaaaaaaaatacgagctGGTACGGGAAAACGGGGATTCAATTTACTTTAGAAATTCAAATCCCCATGCGATTATCTGTATCAATCACAAGCTGATTCTGAAAACAGAGATAATTCTGCATATTTCATGTTTatataagaaaacaaaatgacCAAAATCTTATATCACCGAACTTGAGAAATGTTtagttaattttattctttttgcTGTAGTCGCTATCGTTCCGTATGTACGACGCATATAGTTGCCAAATATTAGAAGTACAGAAACAGGaaacagaatgaaaaaaaattaagagaaaaatcTTTGATTGTTCTACGTGAACAAAGTACACCTTATACGATaaaaggtatatatatatatatatttatgtaaataaactAGAAAGCAATAGGATTTCAGATGTAGCTCGCGACCGATTTAATATAACACGTTCATTTCGGTAGTTTACCAAAATTATATATtgtcagtaaaaaaaaaaaaaaaaaaattatataattccATGAAGTTGTTATGTAGGCTTTAGtttgtgtataaaatttattataatgtATATCTAATAAATGAcctatataaaaaaatatatatatagatatatacaaatatattttcaaaataactaCTGTCTTAAATAAGATGATATAAATACATTAAACTTTATCATGAAGTGAAATAATGGTGTTGGATGAATGTCGGGGCTTGAATCGCATCTGAATTATGTATACAAGCCATTTCACCCCAAACCGATCTATGTCCGACCCTCACCATCggcgttttttttcttttgcttataaatgttatttttaatctGAGGTTTATCACGTTTTAACGACTAGATTGTCGTTCAAGCCTATAGCTTCTAAACCAAAAATTTGCCCACTTCCACCttagtttcaaaatttttgtttctcaacAAAGAATTCATGAGAAAAATCTGAAGCCAATTGACTGAGGATATTTCTCCGAAAATTGGGTTTTCGTATTTCTCGAAGCAGTAAAAATGAAACCCAGTATCCGAAAAATCTAAACCTCGGTAAACAATGGTCTTTTCGTACATTACACAAtacttaaaataaaataggtCGGTTTGCGGTGGAATGCCTGACATGTAATGAATCTTTGACTCGTCAGAGTTTTAACGTATGCTTATCTTTTCGTGTATGAACGcagtaaaatgaaattaggGTGAGTATTTTTgataacttttatttattccaatGTAAGTAAAATTATCTGAACAAACGATATAtactttatacatatttatttcaactagcttttcatttttaatcatCTTCATTTTACTATTCGCTGGCAATATTACAtatgatatttaaaaatagtatgtagcttaataaaatattttttgacaaagAACGGATACACCCTGTAGTTGGTAACCGTCACTCAAATCAACACGCATCATTTATTTCTATATCAGTTAAATAATAGTGATGAAGAATCCTTAAACTTTAGAGTACAGTATTTTATACTTGGGAAAgtcattttaattattatccaACAGTATTTTATACTCAAGAaagttattttcattgttatcCAACTCGACATTGCATAGTTTATTATTCACAAATAATATACTCGTATTTTGTTTTCCGCAATTAAGTGGACATATacataattctttttttcttttgtcttttAAACTaacggcattttttttttttttttgtcaattactttttgcatttttgtttgaTCCGCTGGAGCGCATATTTCAATCCCATGGGGGTGTCCTTCATGATTAAAGTTCGtaatatgtattattattctcgCATCATAAAATgactgaaaatattatatactcgGGGCAAAAAGTAAATAACGCTGCATAAACAAGCCGTGCACATGAATTAGAGAAGAATATTCCGGGAAAATCGAGATCAAATTTTATGCATGAAATTTTAACGTCAGATGAAATATCttcaaaaaatgttaattGTTTCTAGGAATGGAGTGGATTCGTacgaaattaatgaaaaatgaacacTGAACTTGTGTTGAGAGAATTTATGCAGCTGTCATAAATTTAGGTAAGATTCCATTGCGTCTATTCCTCTTCATTTCCGTTAAAAATGCGTCCGATGGTGTTTCGATGTAATtacattttatcaaattttcattctcatctACTCACTGatgttcaatttcaaaattgtatttcaCAGCAAATCATAAGTTGGTTCGCTCGTTTTCGCGttagattatttttaacgAGAACGAAATTGAGAACTGACGTTCAAAAACCTTACTAAATTCGACACAAGTGGTTTTATTCACTGAATAACAAACTGACAAactatttttaaacttgtgTACGGATACGATTAGATGTGCCGGTGAGAGAAACAATCTCTAATCAAAAGTTACACCATTTCAatctaaaaaattaatattatgaGTTGTATAAACAATTAACGAATTACAAGCTTgaaatattaacaaatatcaaacaataaaaatataagaacATAGAAATGTATAtagtaatttattttacttgtttccaagaatttcGAAAGTTTTGTATATGATATTCACTCCTGAATTCtagtttttcaattacttgaaTAAGAATAAGTTGTTCtgtattcaataatttataaatcaacgaatttttaatggataaattttttagcagcttttaaaaaaaatatttattgctgtTAATATCTATTCAAAGCGATGAAAGATTTTCTTGATGAACAAACATCATGAATCGGCCATTTTTGTATCGAGATGACATTTTCTATTGCAgttgtaaaaagtaaaaatacattataccaatataccaaaaaattataaattcacgcgcAATACGTGAGCAATTCCACAAATTTGCTATTGACATGAAATGTTGAATGGCAAGCaaattaaaaagaagaaaaagaataaaaaaaaaaaattatcacgtGATAGATTGTACTACAACCCAGTGAAAAAGCAATGTTGAAATCCTTAGAAAGGTGATACATGcactgataattatacatattgcCTATTATACAACAGGAAACATGGTCTTTTTGAAAGACACCCTTGTATTTGGTATAATTTAATCACgttattagtgaaaaaatttatcatccaTATGCTTATGTACATTCTATTCAATGACTTTCAACGTGTGCCTGAAGGTCTTCAAGAGTGAGGAACGGTTTCTCACACAAGAAGCAAACGTGAGCGTTACCATTATGCATATCAACATGTTCCGAAAGTTCTGCTTCAGTTTTAAATATCTCATCACATATAGCGCAGAGAAATTCTTCGCGTATTATCGACCGTCCTGCCGATTCTTTTTCCCACTTCGCTATAGCGAGCTCTTCTTCGTGAGACTGCATATGGAGGGCTAACAATACTTCGGATGTAAATCCGTTTGTACATTGCTCGCACTTAAACATTACCTCCAACTTTTTGTTATCACTTTCGCTGGTTATATTTATTAGATTCGGATTGTCGTCTTGGTCATCGCAGAGATGTTTTTCCACATGAGTTTCCAGGGCATCTTCATTATCCAGCGAATCGCCACAGATTGCACATTGATATTCTTCTTTCCCAGAACCATTATCTTCTTCGCTTTCATCATTACAATGCTGCTGCAGATGGTCTTTTAGTATTTCTTGGTCTGTGAACTTTTTATCGCAAACAAAACATGTGTATATCTCTTTGACTGTTGCAggcttttctttttcacattGCTCTATACTTATGGTATTCGAATCAGCTGCACGTTGAGCTACCGTTCCTTGGGTACTAGTAACATTGACTACGTTTTTACTACTTTCGCCAGACTCAATGTTGTCAATATTAAATTCTGATTCGTCGTGAGTCTCCAGGTGGGTGACCAACAACTTTTCTGTTCTGAAAGTTGAGTTACAAACGTAGCATTTGTGAAATTTCGCTGTTCGGCAAGTGTGGATTCTAACTAATCTTGCGTCAACTACCTCGTGACATCGCTTACAGCGCATCATACGTCGTTTCTTAGGTTTTGGAACAGCGTCAATACATGAAACTGTCTTATGAGATGTGGTatgttcttctttttcgtgTAAGGTAGCAAAACTTTGTTTACAGGTATCGCATGAAtatttagattgattcagttcCTCCTCGATATTgcattgattttcaaaatctgtggAAAACTTCACTCTCTTTGTTCCCAATTTATCAGTTACAGGCTGCAATGGTAAACTTTTGGTTGTTGTATCACATTCGACAGTTTCACAAATTGCCTTCTTAACTTGTTTAACATTAGACAAGTCATCAAAATGTCTCTTGCGCAATGCGTTTAGAACTTCATCAGATATGGCGAAATTCTTACGACCTCTAGGACCacataattttcttctttggGACTCGCTTGTTTTTGGAGACTCAGAGAtcgaattcaaattattttgaatttcttttggAGTGGAAGTTACAGTTCGATCGTCTGAATTCACAGTATCATCAGATTCAACAGGCATTAGCTTGAACGTTCGATATTGTAGTGGAGAGTCATTCTGTCTGTCGTTGTAAGTTGCATTTCCATCTTCAATATACGAGTTGTTAGATTTTTGACTTTCCATGGATgggaaattatttattttatacctcTTCCCTACTTTGTTTATATCCAATCTCATAAGCAAGACTTTAGgttggaatatttttgaacgTGTTGCTGCTTTGATAAATGCTGGTGAAAAGGTTGATGATTTTTGATTATGAAGTGTTGTTACCTTGCTTAAGGgagtttttttcaattttaaagaTGTCTCGATATTCTTTCTAATTGCTTTTTCTACAATTGCTTTCAGCTGCTGATCCAATGTTTGGAAAGAGTCTTTTGGCTTGCTATTCACTTCGTCAGTGCACGGTAGTACATCCTTGTGCGATAGCCTGTCCTTCATatctttttcaacaaaagCAGCTAACTCAGCCTGAACCTTTTGCAAGGCTTCTAATTCTGTACCCTCAACTTCAATATTCAAACACCTTTCAACATTTCTTTTGTCGTCATTATCAATTATTGATTTTGGGTTTATTCTTCGGAGTTGTACAGCATCGATGATATCTGTGTTACGCTCCTGACTGTTTTCATCCATGTTTGTGCCGTTACCATCCAGAGAAGAGTTTTTCGAATCAGATTTTATATAATGATGTTCCGAGAGGACCAGTGTTGACGTTACAATGTAAGTAGCATTTCCAACTTCAATCTCGGATTTAATTGGTTGTGGGTTAAAGATAGATAACATGTTGGTTAGACTATCATTGCTTCCTTCCATTGTTTTAGATTGTGAGTGCAGAACGTGTTCCTTCAATTTTGATTCGTTTAAAGTACAGCTGTTCTCTTTTTCATTCGCAGcttcttctttctcattatttgTTTCAGTactattttcgtttcttgCAGAGTTTTGTACATTCCTTGCGTCACTCGTTGAACCTTTCTCAagcgttattttcttttgataCCTTGTTTTGTGTTTGTTCACTCCGGAATCTGTTTGAGGAATTAAAATTGCATCGCTATCGTATTTAATGCCGTATTCACCTTTCATATCTgtttctaaatttttcaaagctttAGCTAATCTCCTTTGTTTCACAACTTCTTTATCCGCGTTTGTCTTTGCGCGAGCTTTTTGAACTGGTGATAATTTCGAGTCATTATCTGATATAATAGAATCAGTATCCGAAGCATATTTACCCGTAGCAGCCAGAAGAGCTTTTTTCCTCGCCACCCATCGTTTGGTTGATGCTCTTCGCTTTGCAGTAGTCCTACCACGTCTCCCTCCAAAATGTTTAATTCTCATAGGAACCAATGTAGGCTTTGGATGGAGTTCCAATTCCTGAGATTTGGATTCTAcctgattatttttctcgctTTTATCATGTTCGGGCGTTGATGATTTTTGATCTAGCATCGTTGTATCTTCTTTGAAGCTAGAAGTTATTGGATCATCCTCTGGTATAAACATATCCCTTAATTCAGATTGATCAGTAACATATTCCACTCTTGTGAACTCTAGAGGTGCCACTGGAATATTGATCTTCTTAACTTTTTTCTGTCGACAAAAAATATCTCTTATTCAGCAGACAAGATTTTGATATAGTAAACTAGAGCCTAGTAATTTTCACAATCACGTGATCCAAAAATAACGTGACTGAAA contains:
- the LOC124306705 gene encoding uncharacterized protein LOC124306705 isoform X2, with protein sequence MSNKRKIFDVDTKCRLCLGDEGYMSYLFEDTLLPKVQNITKCTSIIIREDDDLPNKVCHLCLYKLDMWNEFKEQFIKSNEVLLAHLDASEINDSTLESNNSKRRYGLQASETETLSENPGTKKVKKINIPVAPLEFTRVEYVTDQSELRDMFIPEDDPITSSFKEDTTMLDQKSSTPEHDKSEKNNQVESKSQELELHPKPTLVPMRIKHFGGRRGRTTAKRRASTKRWVARKKALLAATDSGVNKHKTRYQKKITLEKGSTSDARNVQNSARNENSTETNNEKEEAANEKENSCTLNESKLKEHVLHSQSKTMEGSNDSLTNMLSIFNPQPIKSEIEVGNATYIVTSTLVLSEHHYIKSDSKNSSLDGNGTNMDENSQERNTDIIDAVQLRRINPKSIIDNDDKRNVERCLNIEVEGTELEALQKVQAELAAFVEKDMKDRLSHKDVLPCTDEVNSKPKDSFQTLDQQLKAIVEKAIRKNIETSLKLKKTPLSKVTTLHNQKSSTFSPAFIKAATRSKIFQPKVLLMRLDINKVGKRYKINNFPSMESQKSNNSYIEDGNATYNDRQNDSPLQYRTFKLMPVESDDTVNSDDRTVTSTPKEIQNNLNSISESPKTSESQRRKLCGPRGRKNFAISDEVLNALRKRHFDDLSNVKQVKKAICETVECDTTTKSLPLQPVTDKLGTKRVKFSTDFENQCNIEEELNQSKYSCDTCKQSFATLHEKEEHTTSHKTVSCIDAVPKPKKRRMMRCKRCHEVVDARLVRIHTCRTAKFHKCYVCNSTFRTEKLLVTHLETHDESEFNIDNIESGESSKNVVNVTSTQGTVAQRAADSNTISIEQCEKEKPATVKEIYTCFVCDKKFTDQEILKDHLQQHCNDESEEDNGSGKEEYQCAICGDSLDNEDALETHVEKHLCDDQDDNPNLINITSESDNKKLEVMFKCEQCTNGFTSEVLLALHMQSHEEELAIAKWEKESAGRSIIREEFLCAICDEIFKTEAELSEHVDMHNGNAHVCFLCEKPFLTLEDLQAHVESH
- the LOC124306705 gene encoding uncharacterized protein LOC124306705 isoform X1; this translates as MSNKRKIFDVDTKCRLCLGDEGYMSYLFEDTLLPKVQNITKCTSIIIREDDDLPNKVCHLCLYKLDMWNEFKEQFIKSNEVLLAHLDASEINDSTLESNNSKRRYGLQASETETLSENPGTKKVKKINIPVAPLEFTRVEYVTDQSELRDMFIPEDDPITSSFKEDTTMLDQKSSTPEHDKSEKNNQVESKSQELELHPKPTLVPMRIKHFGGRRGRTTAKRRASTKRWVARKKALLAATGKYASDTDSIISDNDSKLSPVQKARAKTNADKEVVKQRRLAKALKNLETDMKGEYGIKYDSDAILIPQTDSGVNKHKTRYQKKITLEKGSTSDARNVQNSARNENSTETNNEKEEAANEKENSCTLNESKLKEHVLHSQSKTMEGSNDSLTNMLSIFNPQPIKSEIEVGNATYIVTSTLVLSEHHYIKSDSKNSSLDGNGTNMDENSQERNTDIIDAVQLRRINPKSIIDNDDKRNVERCLNIEVEGTELEALQKVQAELAAFVEKDMKDRLSHKDVLPCTDEVNSKPKDSFQTLDQQLKAIVEKAIRKNIETSLKLKKTPLSKVTTLHNQKSSTFSPAFIKAATRSKIFQPKVLLMRLDINKVGKRYKINNFPSMESQKSNNSYIEDGNATYNDRQNDSPLQYRTFKLMPVESDDTVNSDDRTVTSTPKEIQNNLNSISESPKTSESQRRKLCGPRGRKNFAISDEVLNALRKRHFDDLSNVKQVKKAICETVECDTTTKSLPLQPVTDKLGTKRVKFSTDFENQCNIEEELNQSKYSCDTCKQSFATLHEKEEHTTSHKTVSCIDAVPKPKKRRMMRCKRCHEVVDARLVRIHTCRTAKFHKCYVCNSTFRTEKLLVTHLETHDESEFNIDNIESGESSKNVVNVTSTQGTVAQRAADSNTISIEQCEKEKPATVKEIYTCFVCDKKFTDQEILKDHLQQHCNDESEEDNGSGKEEYQCAICGDSLDNEDALETHVEKHLCDDQDDNPNLINITSESDNKKLEVMFKCEQCTNGFTSEVLLALHMQSHEEELAIAKWEKESAGRSIIREEFLCAICDEIFKTEAELSEHVDMHNGNAHVCFLCEKPFLTLEDLQAHVESH